One segment of Paenibacillus rhizovicinus DNA contains the following:
- a CDS encoding ABC transporter permease, with product MEKLVVSANVAPDTVGSVSSPSSSAAPAVPAKPYKAPRSESRLRKLAGRVLPPLIVFVLVVAFWEIAIRASGVKPYLFPKPSDIVRAVGENWHNLLISVRTTVAESVLGFVLSVVLGVAIAIGLALSKTVERSVYPYAIILQTIPIVAVAPIIVIWCGAGMNAIVVIAFLIAFFPILSNTLIGLNSTEANMKNLFYLYNATKWQTIWKLRLPAALPYIMAGMKISCSLSVVGAIVGEYVAGIGGLQGGLGYAITVASTRLQTAYLFACGLTAAVMGIVFFLLINALSNRLLRSWHDSAINN from the coding sequence ATGGAAAAGTTGGTTGTAAGTGCAAATGTCGCGCCGGATACGGTCGGCAGCGTCTCGTCGCCCTCGTCATCCGCGGCGCCCGCCGTTCCCGCAAAGCCGTATAAGGCTCCGCGATCCGAGTCGAGACTGAGGAAGCTCGCCGGACGGGTTCTCCCTCCGCTGATCGTCTTCGTCCTGGTCGTCGCCTTCTGGGAGATCGCCATTCGGGCAAGCGGGGTGAAGCCGTACCTGTTCCCGAAGCCTTCGGACATCGTGCGAGCGGTGGGAGAGAACTGGCATAACCTGCTGATCTCCGTTCGGACGACGGTGGCCGAATCGGTGCTCGGCTTCGTGCTCAGCGTCGTTCTCGGCGTCGCTATCGCGATCGGGCTCGCATTGTCGAAGACGGTGGAGCGCAGCGTCTATCCGTACGCGATCATTTTGCAGACGATCCCCATCGTCGCGGTCGCGCCGATCATCGTCATCTGGTGCGGAGCCGGCATGAACGCGATCGTCGTCATCGCCTTCCTGATCGCGTTCTTCCCGATTCTGTCGAACACGCTGATCGGTCTCAACTCGACCGAAGCGAACATGAAGAACCTGTTTTACCTGTATAACGCAACGAAATGGCAGACGATCTGGAAGCTTCGCCTTCCGGCGGCGCTGCCGTACATTATGGCCGGCATGAAAATCTCCTGTTCGCTGTCGGTCGTCGGCGCGATCGTCGGCGAATACGTGGCGGGCATCGGCGGCCTGCAGGGCGGGCTCGGCTACGCGATCACGGTCGCGTCGACGCGGCTCCAGACGGCTTATCTGTTCGCCTGCGGCTTGACCGCCGCCGTCATGGGCATCGTGTTCTTCCTGCTGATCAACGCCCTGTCGAACCGACTGCTTCGTTCCTGGCACGATTCGGCGATCAACAATTAA
- a CDS encoding ABC transporter ATP-binding protein — MSSTLTARTDLRAISGRETGSDYLVSMEDIGKVYPNGTVAVQNVNLHAGEGEFLSFVGPSGCGKSTIFNMIAGLTAHTSGQLSVLGTSPKEARKQNEIAFVFQEHTLLPWEKLIDNVTLPLTLRGVSKKERIREGERVLELVGLKDHMKVLPRQLSGGMKMRVSIARALISRPKLLLMDEPFGALDEITRQSLQDELLNIWQQERKMTVLFITHNVFEAVFLSTRVVVMTPRPGKISEIIDIPIPYPRSEDYRSMPEFGSNVHKVSEAIKH, encoded by the coding sequence ATGAGCTCGACTTTAACGGCAAGAACGGACCTGCGCGCGATAAGCGGACGCGAGACGGGCTCGGATTATCTGGTCAGCATGGAAGATATCGGCAAAGTTTACCCGAACGGGACGGTGGCCGTACAGAATGTCAATTTGCATGCCGGCGAAGGCGAGTTCCTCAGTTTCGTCGGTCCGTCCGGATGCGGCAAATCGACCATTTTCAATATGATCGCCGGCTTGACTGCCCATACTTCGGGCCAACTGTCCGTGCTCGGAACGTCGCCGAAGGAAGCGCGCAAGCAGAACGAAATCGCGTTCGTCTTCCAAGAGCATACGTTGCTGCCGTGGGAGAAGCTGATCGACAACGTCACGCTGCCGCTTACGCTGCGCGGTGTTTCGAAGAAGGAGCGGATCCGGGAAGGGGAGCGCGTGCTGGAGCTCGTCGGCTTGAAGGATCATATGAAAGTGCTGCCGCGCCAACTGTCGGGCGGCATGAAGATGCGGGTGTCGATCGCCCGGGCGCTCATCTCGCGGCCGAAGCTGCTGCTGATGGATGAACCTTTCGGCGCGCTGGACGAAATCACCCGCCAGTCGCTGCAGGACGAATTGCTGAACATCTGGCAGCAGGAGCGGAAAATGACGGTTCTCTTCATTACCCATAACGTTTTCGAGGCGGTTTTCCTCTCGACGCGAGTCGTCGTCATGACGCCGCGGCCGGGCAAAATATCCGAGATTATCGATATTCCCATTCCTTATCCGCGTTCGGAAGATTATCGGTCGATGCCGGAATTCGGCAGCAACGTGCACAAAGTATCGGAAGCCATCAAGCATTAA
- a CDS encoding NAD(P)H-dependent oxidoreductase, with the protein MSRVLVVYYSAYGHVYDMAMAAADGAALFGSEVRLRRIPEMEAESNRTPYQDKFKKRESESKLGNHFQTVGRFEKYERQLELQKDVPLASNDDLRWADGIVWGFPTYYGFMPSQVKLFLEFASDLCADGSLEGKPAGLITSSGSIHTGQEAAILTSMVPLFHFGMIMVGLPYSENPEYLTADGIGCSPYGASTVAGPDSSRTPDERELVMAGRLGRRVAAVASALAASGFLNK; encoded by the coding sequence ATGAGCCGGGTACTGGTTGTCTATTACAGCGCTTACGGGCATGTGTACGATATGGCGATGGCGGCGGCCGACGGTGCGGCGCTGTTCGGAAGCGAGGTGCGGCTGCGCCGCATTCCGGAGATGGAGGCCGAGTCGAACCGGACGCCTTATCAGGACAAATTCAAGAAGCGCGAGAGCGAATCGAAGCTGGGCAATCATTTCCAGACGGTCGGGCGTTTCGAGAAATACGAGCGACAGCTTGAGCTGCAGAAGGACGTGCCGTTAGCGTCGAACGATGATCTGCGCTGGGCAGACGGCATCGTGTGGGGATTCCCGACCTACTACGGTTTCATGCCGTCTCAGGTGAAGCTGTTTCTCGAATTCGCCTCGGACCTGTGCGCGGACGGCAGTCTGGAGGGAAAGCCGGCCGGCCTCATCACGAGCTCCGGCTCCATTCATACCGGACAGGAGGCGGCGATTCTGACCTCGATGGTGCCGTTGTTCCATTTCGGCATGATCATGGTCGGGCTTCCTTATTCCGAAAATCCGGAATACTTGACGGCCGACGGCATCGGCTGCTCGCCTTACGGCGCGTCGACGGTGGCGGGGCCGGACAGCTCGCGGACGCCCGACGAGCGCGAATTGGTCATGGCGGGCCGGCTCGGGCGCCGGGTGGCCGCCGTCGCTTCGGCGCTGGCGGCGAGCGGATTTCTGAATAAATAG
- a CDS encoding amidohydrolase family protein: protein MKSVLKIVNAALPLRDESALFTLSAEDGIWTAVERQAGAVEPSPATMTIDGWNGAMPAEGGALLLDAGALATLPAFIDAHMHLDKAFSLPKVGNVTGTLEEAVRNYSALVPGFTKDELKARMMRAALQAISFGSTTLRTHLDFHVRHGKEVALRTIEAALEVREALAPYATIQLFPMLPYYDLTEEALDTAAEALRMGVTGLGGAPHLSPEPKPDIDRVFELAEKHDCPIDLHADESDNPNIRTAAYIARKTLDYGWSGRVTAGHLCSLAAMADEDARPIISLLAEAGVGAVTLPGANLYLQGRHDRFPVRRGVTRVKELLAAGVPVAAASDNIHDPFHPFGRGDLLLIGLVTAYAAHMGSPADIREALRMITDYPAAVVGVRSGIEPGLAADFVVLDAATPEELLTMLPERRWVWRRGRCLRAAAPRAEWNGGALQSYWEDACERVSFRQGRD from the coding sequence ATGAAATCCGTATTGAAAATCGTGAACGCCGCGCTGCCGCTGCGGGATGAATCCGCCCTGTTCACGCTGTCCGCCGAAGATGGCATCTGGACGGCGGTCGAGCGGCAGGCGGGTGCGGTTGAACCGTCGCCCGCAACGATGACGATCGACGGCTGGAACGGCGCAATGCCGGCAGAGGGGGGCGCGCTGCTGCTGGATGCCGGTGCTCTTGCGACGCTGCCTGCCTTCATCGATGCCCATATGCATCTGGACAAAGCGTTCTCGCTGCCTAAAGTCGGCAATGTTACGGGGACGCTCGAGGAGGCCGTGCGCAATTATTCGGCCCTCGTGCCGGGTTTTACGAAAGACGAGCTGAAGGCGAGAATGATGCGCGCGGCGCTCCAGGCGATCTCGTTCGGCAGCACGACGCTGCGGACGCATCTCGATTTTCACGTCAGGCACGGCAAGGAGGTTGCGCTGCGGACGATCGAGGCCGCCTTGGAGGTGAGAGAGGCTCTGGCGCCTTATGCGACGATTCAATTATTCCCGATGCTGCCGTATTACGACTTGACCGAGGAGGCGCTGGACACGGCGGCCGAAGCGCTGCGCATGGGCGTGACGGGACTGGGCGGCGCGCCGCATCTGTCGCCGGAGCCGAAGCCGGATATCGACCGGGTGTTCGAGCTGGCGGAGAAGCATGACTGTCCGATCGACCTGCATGCGGACGAAAGCGATAATCCGAACATTCGGACGGCCGCTTACATTGCGCGAAAGACGCTCGATTACGGCTGGTCCGGCAGGGTGACGGCCGGCCATCTGTGCTCGCTGGCGGCAATGGCGGACGAAGACGCGCGTCCGATCATCTCCCTTCTCGCGGAGGCGGGCGTCGGCGCGGTAACCTTGCCGGGCGCGAACCTCTATTTGCAGGGGCGGCACGACCGCTTCCCGGTCCGGCGCGGCGTCACGCGGGTCAAGGAGCTGCTTGCGGCTGGCGTGCCTGTGGCGGCCGCCTCGGACAATATCCATGATCCGTTTCATCCGTTCGGCCGAGGGGACCTGCTGTTGATCGGCCTCGTAACCGCGTATGCCGCCCATATGGGAAGTCCGGCGGACATCCGCGAAGCGCTGCGGATGATTACCGATTATCCGGCCGCCGTCGTCGGCGTCCGCAGCGGCATTGAACCGGGGCTCGCCGCCGATTTCGTCGTGCTGGACGCGGCGACGCCGGAGGAGCTGCTGACGATGCTGCCGGAGCGGCGCTGGGTGTGGCGCAGGGGGCGATGTCTCCGGGCGGCCGCGCCGCGCGCGGAATGGAACGGCGGCGCGCTGCAGTCCTATTGGGAAGACGCGTGCGAGCGAGTTTCGTTCCGACAAGGGAGGGACTGA
- a CDS encoding CocE/NonD family hydrolase yields the protein MEFANVSILRKVPCLLRDGITLYADIYRPPGGGDCPVLLLRQPYGRAIASTVSHAHPVWYASRGYMVVVQDVRGRGDSEGEFTPFVHEAEDGYDAVEWAASLPGSNGKVGMYGFSYQGAAQWAAASLHPPHLVTIVPSMTAADLYHGWLYPYGSFDAQNSLPWAYQLARDGARRAGDAEAEKLCTQVMQDPASSVRRLPLNDGHPLLETYMPAYFDWAGHPEYDEYWARLNWLEAFRSKPIPALHIGGWYDFLLQGTIQSFAELQRDGGRSPELFHRLEIGPWTHIPWGRKAGGLDHGPEADGGMHLKQARWFDYWLKGERDNGVYEEAPVRYFEPFGKRWEEADAWPDAASVPAGASGRIFLSGSELPANGALGGGRLKDREEEIDGEAAPDVFVYDARLPMPLATVLPADRSQLQDRYEILVYTGEPLRKELHVFGSPMVHAVCQTLDGPTDLVAVLTLLHPGGEATFLSVGRTEIGGAGTVRENGWETAVIALRPLAVRCPAGSSIRLELTGSAFPLLLRHPNGMPVGAAAGAGPGELNIATVAVACGNGVKSRIELPLAARSE from the coding sequence ATGGAATTCGCAAACGTCTCGATTCTCCGCAAAGTACCTTGCTTGCTGCGGGACGGCATCACGCTGTACGCCGATATTTACAGGCCGCCGGGCGGGGGAGACTGCCCGGTACTGCTATTGCGCCAGCCTTATGGACGCGCGATCGCGTCGACCGTGAGCCACGCGCATCCGGTCTGGTACGCTTCGCGAGGCTATATGGTCGTCGTTCAGGACGTCCGTGGAAGGGGAGATTCCGAAGGCGAGTTTACGCCGTTCGTACACGAAGCGGAGGATGGGTACGACGCCGTCGAATGGGCGGCTTCGCTGCCAGGCTCGAACGGCAAGGTCGGCATGTACGGCTTCTCTTACCAGGGTGCGGCTCAGTGGGCGGCGGCTTCGCTGCATCCGCCTCATCTGGTGACGATCGTACCAAGCATGACGGCGGCGGATCTGTATCACGGTTGGCTGTATCCGTACGGCAGCTTCGATGCGCAGAACAGCCTGCCATGGGCGTATCAGTTGGCGCGCGACGGAGCTCGGCGAGCGGGCGACGCGGAGGCGGAGAAGCTATGTACGCAGGTCATGCAGGACCCGGCCTCGAGCGTTCGCCGATTGCCGCTGAACGACGGCCATCCGCTGCTTGAGACCTATATGCCCGCATATTTCGATTGGGCGGGCCATCCGGAGTACGACGAATATTGGGCAAGGTTGAACTGGCTGGAGGCGTTCCGAAGCAAGCCGATTCCGGCGCTTCATATCGGAGGGTGGTACGACTTTCTGCTGCAGGGCACGATTCAATCGTTCGCGGAGCTTCAGCGGGATGGCGGCCGGTCTCCGGAGCTGTTCCATCGGCTCGAAATAGGGCCATGGACGCATATTCCGTGGGGGCGCAAGGCGGGCGGGCTCGACCACGGCCCGGAAGCGGACGGCGGCATGCACTTGAAGCAGGCACGCTGGTTCGATTATTGGTTGAAGGGCGAGCGGGACAACGGCGTGTACGAGGAAGCGCCGGTCCGGTACTTCGAGCCGTTCGGCAAACGGTGGGAAGAAGCGGACGCCTGGCCGGACGCCGCCTCCGTCCCGGCTGGTGCGTCGGGACGGATATTCCTGTCAGGTTCGGAGCTGCCGGCGAACGGCGCGCTTGGCGGCGGCAGGCTGAAGGACCGCGAGGAGGAGATCGACGGGGAGGCGGCGCCGGATGTGTTCGTCTACGACGCGCGGCTGCCGATGCCGCTTGCCACGGTGCTTCCCGCCGACCGCAGCCAGCTGCAGGACCGCTATGAAATTCTGGTCTATACCGGCGAGCCTCTGCGGAAGGAGCTGCACGTGTTCGGCTCGCCGATGGTGCATGCCGTTTGCCAGACGCTGGACGGGCCGACAGACCTCGTCGCCGTGCTGACGCTGCTCCATCCGGGGGGCGAGGCGACGTTTCTGTCGGTCGGCAGGACGGAAATCGGCGGAGCCGGTACTGTGCGCGAGAACGGCTGGGAGACGGCGGTTATCGCGCTTCGTCCGCTCGCCGTTCGCTGTCCGGCCGGCTCATCGATCCGGCTGGAGTTGACGGGCAGCGCGTTTCCGCTGCTGCTGCGGCATCCGAACGGGATGCCCGTCGGCGCCGCGGCCGGCGCCGGGCCGGGCGAGTTGAACATCGCGACGGTAGCGGTCGCGTGCGGGAACGGCGTCAAGTCGCGCATCGAACTGCCGCTGGCCGCCCGATCAGAGTGA
- a CDS encoding PucR family transcriptional regulator has translation MYLTVEDALKIYPLSEGKLTAGRKGIGRIVKSVNVMDAPDISDWVREGDILFTTAYLMKDDPAAGVTLIRKLAQKSAAGIGIKLGRFWSSVPDDMVAEADRLGFPLIELPFPFTFSDQMKGLFNSELQRSTRMLHGVLDKQKELIRFALAPDGVGELFKRIGSILGVPLAVVGLRGQILYSSLPPAELELLGKHPQKPSMHWIRTENWNLLCIPLKSAETGQDAIRSAVFQIPKGTPLKEEEGLYHQAAEIISHHMNAIERSYMEQSTQNEFASLLKSYLKRRISIDTLLECAARHGIPFGGAPYLCALFTISAISEPKRDRLFRTIRQELQYHPLLKDYSSLHFHVDDAILTILPGAGNPAHLLAKVFADIAAEPGSGLRITISHTKHKPEQLEQAYRECYDARETAERLSIADFVIEFENVEMAYLFESVPPEKMRRFLDMTLSPIIDKAPDSAQDLLRTLELYIANNGQVNETAKQLYIHRNTAAYRLDKIGELLQVDFKSFSDLLKLKLVMLFKHTLKP, from the coding sequence ATGTATTTAACGGTGGAAGACGCGCTTAAAATTTACCCGTTATCCGAAGGGAAGCTGACCGCAGGCCGCAAAGGCATCGGCCGGATCGTCAAATCCGTCAACGTTATGGATGCTCCGGATATTTCCGATTGGGTGCGCGAGGGCGATATCCTGTTCACGACCGCTTACTTGATGAAGGATGATCCGGCGGCGGGCGTGACGCTGATCCGCAAGCTGGCGCAGAAGAGCGCCGCCGGCATCGGCATCAAGCTCGGACGGTTCTGGTCGAGCGTGCCCGACGATATGGTCGCCGAGGCGGACCGGCTCGGCTTCCCGCTCATCGAGTTGCCGTTCCCGTTTACCTTCTCCGACCAAATGAAAGGGCTGTTCAACTCCGAGCTCCAGCGCAGCACGCGCATGCTGCACGGCGTGCTCGACAAGCAGAAAGAGCTGATCCGGTTCGCGCTGGCGCCTGACGGCGTCGGCGAGCTGTTCAAGCGAATCGGTTCCATTCTCGGCGTACCGCTCGCCGTCGTCGGCCTGCGCGGGCAAATTCTGTACAGCAGCTTGCCGCCCGCAGAGCTGGAATTGCTCGGCAAGCATCCGCAGAAACCATCCATGCATTGGATCCGTACGGAGAACTGGAACCTGCTTTGCATTCCGCTGAAGAGCGCGGAGACCGGCCAGGACGCGATCCGCAGCGCCGTTTTTCAAATCCCGAAGGGGACGCCGCTCAAGGAGGAAGAGGGCCTCTACCACCAGGCTGCCGAAATCATCTCGCATCATATGAACGCGATCGAACGGAGCTACATGGAGCAGTCGACGCAGAATGAATTCGCCTCGCTGCTCAAAAGTTATTTAAAGCGCCGCATTTCCATCGACACGTTACTCGAATGCGCCGCCCGCCACGGCATTCCGTTCGGAGGCGCCCCTTATCTGTGCGCGCTGTTCACCATCTCGGCGATCAGCGAGCCGAAGCGGGACCGGTTGTTCCGCACGATCCGCCAGGAGCTGCAGTATCATCCGCTGTTGAAAGATTACTCGAGTCTGCATTTTCACGTTGACGACGCGATTTTGACCATCCTGCCCGGCGCCGGCAACCCGGCCCATCTGCTGGCCAAGGTGTTCGCGGACATCGCGGCCGAGCCCGGCAGCGGCCTGCGCATCACGATCAGCCATACGAAGCATAAGCCCGAGCAGCTTGAGCAGGCCTACCGCGAATGCTACGACGCCCGGGAAACGGCCGAGCGCCTGTCGATTGCCGATTTCGTCATCGAATTCGAGAACGTGGAGATGGCCTACCTGTTCGAGTCCGTTCCGCCCGAGAAAATGCGCCGGTTCCTCGATATGACGCTGTCCCCGATTATTGACAAAGCGCCGGACTCCGCGCAGGATCTGCTGCGGACGCTGGAGCTGTACATCGCGAACAACGGACAGGTGAACGAGACGGCCAAGCAGCTATACATCCACCGCAATACGGCCGCTTACCGGCTCGACAAGATCGGCGAGCTGCTGCAGGTCGATTTCAAATCATTCTCCGATCTGTTGAAGCTGAAGCTCGTCATGCTGTTCAAGCATACGCTGAAGCCTTAA